The Pleuronectes platessa chromosome 13, fPlePla1.1, whole genome shotgun sequence genome includes a window with the following:
- the LOC128454991 gene encoding zinc finger protein ZFMSA12A isoform X1 → MEGALPQSSLRLLAPPLRVMLAVMWKVVRQKNVKHYRKVVEFVSLVTEAIPDILTDRQMRLLTLGLRAKMTFQMLRSEQSEDLRQVTTHLDSLLPTSSNQPQPQTEALEDNFVRLIQRLLEDSKGREHFLENVFPMEYGPNFDTALEMMVCDFFSRLEELLLIPNFKQTAVWISDTSSVLEEHMQCVTTTDDLNVLLRSKVHHGKMAKMDSIGPSPSEQQLFFSLSLPPSLRAAKDMESKTQTFKNQREPEATPQEVGDTMGKDRRWSDDNETPQSSTEEATGEKCSDRVPDVHIVEECDDRATSTSAQSPVLSGSLIGHPRLRVAQKCSQCAKCFIYRYELLEHQRLHTGENPYKCSQCGKAFRRTSDLSTHRRTRCTKAAYICIKCGNSFQSIQDRFRHQCIEGVPKFDCFQCGKGFKKMYLLDKHELTHSQDRIFSCKQCSEVYPSMSELRSHQRIHPPKLSHQCAQCGKVFSSAACLTAHELRHRQPKTQMCMRCGKAFKNKHDLSLHMRSHTGERPFQCTYCGKRFSVSGNLTVHIRTHTGEKPYLCSDCGKAFVSAGELQIHRRTHTGEKPYKCTVCQRGFTMASKLTLHMRVHTGERPYVCSVCGKGFSRGGELKKHTMSHTGVRPYACQLCAKTYTCLNHLRRHLKTHSGLQAV, encoded by the exons ATGG AGGGTGCCCTGCCCCAGTCCTCACTAAGGCTCCTGGCTCCACCTCTGCGGGTGatgctggctgtgatgtggaagGTGGTTCGTCAGAAGAATGTGAAGCATTATAGGAAGGTGGTGGAGTTTGTGTCCTTGGTAACTGAGGCCATCCCTGATATAttgactgacagacagatgagactgCTCACTCTGGGATTAAGAGCAAAG ATGACTTTCCAGATGTTACGTTCTGAACAGTCAGAAGATCTCAGACAGGTTACAACACACTTAGACAGCCTCCTGCCAACCAGCTCGAATCAG CCTCAGCCCCAAACTGAAGCCCTCGAAGACAACTTTGTCCGACTTATTCAGAGACTTCTAGAGGACTCAAAGGGGAGGGAACACTTTCTTGAG AATGTGTTTCCCATGGAGTACGGCCCCAACTTTGATACAGCACTGGAGATGATGGTTTGTGATTTCTTCAGCCGGCTGGAAGAGCTTCTGCTTATACCAAACTTTAAACAG ACCGCAGTATGGATCAGTGATACATCCTCTGTGCTAGAAGAGCACATGCAGTGTGTGACCACTACAGATGACCTCAACGTTTTGCTCAGAAGCAAGGTGCATCATGGTAAAATGGCAAAGATGGATTCCATTG GACCCTCTccatcagagcagcagctcttcttctCGTTATCTCTCCCTCCTTCATTGAGAGCAGCCAAGGACATGGaatcaaaaacacagacatttaaaaaccaaaGAGAACCTGAGGCGACTCCTCAGGAGGTGGGAGACACGATGGGAAAGGATAGAAGATGGTCGGATGACAATGAGACtccacagagcagcacagaAGAAGCAACAGGAGAGAAATGCAGTGACCGTGTTCCTGATGTTCACATTGTGGAGGAGTGTGATGACAGAGCTACCTCTACATCTGCTCAGAGCCCTGTATTGTCCGGATCTTTAATCGGCCACCCTCGGCTCAGAGTTGCACAGAAATGCAGTCAGTGTGCGAAGTGCTTCATTTACCGTTATGAGCTCCTGGAGCATCAAAGACTGCACACTGGAGAAAACCCCTACAAGTGCTCTCAGTGCGGAAAAGCCTTCAGGAGGACGTCTGACCTGTCCACTCACAGACGGACACGGTGTACGAAGGCCGCTTATATTTGCATCAAATGTGGAAATAGCTTTCAGTCTATACAGGACAGATTTAGACACCAGTGTATTGAAGGTGTCCCAAAGTTTGACTGTTTTCAGTGTGGAAAAGGCTTTAAGAAAATGTACCTGCTGGATAAGCATGAGCTGACTCACAGCCAGGACCGCATCTTCAGTTGCAAACAGTGCAGCGAGGTGTACCCCAGCATGAGCGAGCTGCGATCCCATCAGAGGATTCATCCTCCCAAGCTGTCACATCAGTGCGCGCAGTGTGGGAAGGTCTTCAGCTCGGCTGCGTGTCTGACAGCTCACGAGCTGCGCCACAGACAGCCGAAAACGCAGATGTGCATGCGCTGCGGCAAAGCCTTTAAGAACAAGCATGACCTGAGTCTGCACATGCGCAGTCACACGGGCGAGAGGCCTTTTCAGTGCACGTACTGTGGGAAACGTTTCTCAGTGTCCGGAAATCTCACCGTGCACATTCGAACTCACACCGGAGAGAAACCATATCTGTGCTCTGACTGCGGAAAGGCTTTTGTTTCAGCCGGCGAGCTGCAGATACACAGACGCACCCACACGGGGGAAAAGCCATACAAATGCACTGTGTGCCAAAGAGGGTTCACCATGGCCAGTAAACTGACACTTCACATGCGTGTTCACACCGGGGAGCGCCCGTatgtctgctctgtgtgtgggaAAGGTTTTTCACGTGGTGGCGAACTGAAGAAACATACCATGAGCCACACAGGGGTTCGACCCTACGCTTGTCAGCTGTGTGCAAAGACTTATACATGTCTCAATCACCTGAGGAGACACTTAAAGACTCACAGTGGGCTCCAGGCCGTCTGA
- the LOC128454991 gene encoding zinc finger protein ZFMSA12A isoform X2, with the protein MLAVMWKVVRQKNVKHYRKVVEFVSLVTEAIPDILTDRQMRLLTLGLRAKMTFQMLRSEQSEDLRQVTTHLDSLLPTSSNQPQPQTEALEDNFVRLIQRLLEDSKGREHFLENVFPMEYGPNFDTALEMMVCDFFSRLEELLLIPNFKQTAVWISDTSSVLEEHMQCVTTTDDLNVLLRSKVHHGKMAKMDSIGPSPSEQQLFFSLSLPPSLRAAKDMESKTQTFKNQREPEATPQEVGDTMGKDRRWSDDNETPQSSTEEATGEKCSDRVPDVHIVEECDDRATSTSAQSPVLSGSLIGHPRLRVAQKCSQCAKCFIYRYELLEHQRLHTGENPYKCSQCGKAFRRTSDLSTHRRTRCTKAAYICIKCGNSFQSIQDRFRHQCIEGVPKFDCFQCGKGFKKMYLLDKHELTHSQDRIFSCKQCSEVYPSMSELRSHQRIHPPKLSHQCAQCGKVFSSAACLTAHELRHRQPKTQMCMRCGKAFKNKHDLSLHMRSHTGERPFQCTYCGKRFSVSGNLTVHIRTHTGEKPYLCSDCGKAFVSAGELQIHRRTHTGEKPYKCTVCQRGFTMASKLTLHMRVHTGERPYVCSVCGKGFSRGGELKKHTMSHTGVRPYACQLCAKTYTCLNHLRRHLKTHSGLQAV; encoded by the exons atgctggctgtgatgtggaagGTGGTTCGTCAGAAGAATGTGAAGCATTATAGGAAGGTGGTGGAGTTTGTGTCCTTGGTAACTGAGGCCATCCCTGATATAttgactgacagacagatgagactgCTCACTCTGGGATTAAGAGCAAAG ATGACTTTCCAGATGTTACGTTCTGAACAGTCAGAAGATCTCAGACAGGTTACAACACACTTAGACAGCCTCCTGCCAACCAGCTCGAATCAG CCTCAGCCCCAAACTGAAGCCCTCGAAGACAACTTTGTCCGACTTATTCAGAGACTTCTAGAGGACTCAAAGGGGAGGGAACACTTTCTTGAG AATGTGTTTCCCATGGAGTACGGCCCCAACTTTGATACAGCACTGGAGATGATGGTTTGTGATTTCTTCAGCCGGCTGGAAGAGCTTCTGCTTATACCAAACTTTAAACAG ACCGCAGTATGGATCAGTGATACATCCTCTGTGCTAGAAGAGCACATGCAGTGTGTGACCACTACAGATGACCTCAACGTTTTGCTCAGAAGCAAGGTGCATCATGGTAAAATGGCAAAGATGGATTCCATTG GACCCTCTccatcagagcagcagctcttcttctCGTTATCTCTCCCTCCTTCATTGAGAGCAGCCAAGGACATGGaatcaaaaacacagacatttaaaaaccaaaGAGAACCTGAGGCGACTCCTCAGGAGGTGGGAGACACGATGGGAAAGGATAGAAGATGGTCGGATGACAATGAGACtccacagagcagcacagaAGAAGCAACAGGAGAGAAATGCAGTGACCGTGTTCCTGATGTTCACATTGTGGAGGAGTGTGATGACAGAGCTACCTCTACATCTGCTCAGAGCCCTGTATTGTCCGGATCTTTAATCGGCCACCCTCGGCTCAGAGTTGCACAGAAATGCAGTCAGTGTGCGAAGTGCTTCATTTACCGTTATGAGCTCCTGGAGCATCAAAGACTGCACACTGGAGAAAACCCCTACAAGTGCTCTCAGTGCGGAAAAGCCTTCAGGAGGACGTCTGACCTGTCCACTCACAGACGGACACGGTGTACGAAGGCCGCTTATATTTGCATCAAATGTGGAAATAGCTTTCAGTCTATACAGGACAGATTTAGACACCAGTGTATTGAAGGTGTCCCAAAGTTTGACTGTTTTCAGTGTGGAAAAGGCTTTAAGAAAATGTACCTGCTGGATAAGCATGAGCTGACTCACAGCCAGGACCGCATCTTCAGTTGCAAACAGTGCAGCGAGGTGTACCCCAGCATGAGCGAGCTGCGATCCCATCAGAGGATTCATCCTCCCAAGCTGTCACATCAGTGCGCGCAGTGTGGGAAGGTCTTCAGCTCGGCTGCGTGTCTGACAGCTCACGAGCTGCGCCACAGACAGCCGAAAACGCAGATGTGCATGCGCTGCGGCAAAGCCTTTAAGAACAAGCATGACCTGAGTCTGCACATGCGCAGTCACACGGGCGAGAGGCCTTTTCAGTGCACGTACTGTGGGAAACGTTTCTCAGTGTCCGGAAATCTCACCGTGCACATTCGAACTCACACCGGAGAGAAACCATATCTGTGCTCTGACTGCGGAAAGGCTTTTGTTTCAGCCGGCGAGCTGCAGATACACAGACGCACCCACACGGGGGAAAAGCCATACAAATGCACTGTGTGCCAAAGAGGGTTCACCATGGCCAGTAAACTGACACTTCACATGCGTGTTCACACCGGGGAGCGCCCGTatgtctgctctgtgtgtgggaAAGGTTTTTCACGTGGTGGCGAACTGAAGAAACATACCATGAGCCACACAGGGGTTCGACCCTACGCTTGTCAGCTGTGTGCAAAGACTTATACATGTCTCAATCACCTGAGGAGACACTTAAAGACTCACAGTGGGCTCCAGGCCGTCTGA